From Candidatus Amoebophilus asiaticus 5a2, the proteins below share one genomic window:
- the nusB gene encoding transcription antitermination factor NusB: MIDKPIINRRFVRIKALQNLYAFYINQQANYQNALEQIKLEFIPDVFASTPVSEEQLAQEKSQATLIFNSWVSEDKIHLPIQHNYSAVIQETAKKVWASYKFNLTQDSKILGNGWGAAIDSIRNTYLLILQLLVEWFQIAQQQSQKASQLRQAGITYPIVLAQSELLGHLQTNNTFLDLTQQYKASWEPHMDVIVRWYNQFIKEAPILTSDTSITDNAGQGQALIKYLVEDIIFTQEDIQNFFNDIDLSWIEHKSVVKKLLHELLSKSDIELLVKEIEDAMQIGTNAASFYDKLIATALEQEKFIDNLIQQHIKNWSIERTVLLDRIIIKMGLCEMKYFDSIPTKVAINEYVDLAKKYSTAKSSKFINGVLDTIAKTI, from the coding sequence GTGATAGATAAACCCATTATTAATCGCCGCTTTGTTCGCATTAAAGCTCTACAAAATCTTTATGCGTTTTATATTAACCAACAAGCAAATTACCAAAACGCTTTAGAGCAAATCAAGCTTGAATTTATTCCTGATGTCTTTGCAAGCACTCCAGTAAGTGAAGAACAGTTAGCCCAAGAGAAATCTCAAGCCACATTAATATTTAATTCTTGGGTATCTGAGGACAAAATACACTTGCCTATACAACATAATTACAGTGCCGTAATACAAGAAACTGCAAAAAAAGTATGGGCTAGCTATAAATTTAACCTTACACAAGATTCAAAAATATTAGGAAACGGCTGGGGAGCAGCAATAGATAGCATTCGGAACACTTATCTACTGATTTTACAATTGCTTGTTGAATGGTTCCAGATAGCACAGCAACAATCACAAAAAGCCAGCCAGCTGCGACAAGCTGGTATTACATATCCTATAGTGCTAGCGCAGAGCGAGCTATTAGGGCATTTGCAAACAAATAATACTTTTTTAGATCTTACACAGCAATATAAAGCTAGCTGGGAACCTCATATGGATGTAATAGTGAGGTGGTATAACCAATTTATTAAAGAAGCTCCCATATTAACTAGTGATACATCCATTACAGACAATGCAGGACAAGGACAAGCACTTATAAAGTACCTTGTAGAAGATATTATTTTTACACAGGAAGACATTCAGAATTTCTTTAATGATATAGACTTAAGTTGGATAGAACATAAGTCTGTTGTTAAAAAGCTGTTGCATGAATTATTATCAAAATCAGATATCGAGTTACTGGTAAAAGAGATAGAAGATGCCATGCAGATAGGAACCAATGCTGCTTCTTTTTATGATAAGCTAATAGCTACTGCTTTAGAGCAAGAAAAATTTATAGATAATCTGATACAGCAACATATAAAAAACTGGTCTATAGAAAGAACAGTACTTTTAGATAGAATTATCATCAAAATGGGATTATGCGAAATGAAATATTTTGATAGTATACCTACTAAAGTAGCTATTAATGAATATGTAGATTTAGCAAAAAAATATAGCACCGCTAAAAGCAGCAAATTTATTAATGGTGTCTTAGATACTATTGCAAAAACCATTTAA
- a CDS encoding DUF1599 domain-containing protein produces the protein MHSSTYQSYDEIINKCQAIFEKKTKDYGTAWRILRLPSITDQIMIKAQRIRTIQEKGEKRVAENIDTELIGIINYSIIALIQLSLPADAPLEITYEELAPHYNEVIQKTKALLDAKNHDYGEAWRDMRLSSIIDIILMKLLRVKRIEDNQGNTLISEGVIPNYQDMINYSVFALLKL, from the coding sequence ATGCATAGCTCTACGTATCAATCATATGATGAGATTATAAATAAATGCCAAGCCATCTTTGAAAAGAAAACTAAAGATTATGGTACAGCTTGGAGAATTTTACGCTTACCTTCTATTACCGATCAGATTATGATCAAAGCACAGAGGATTAGGACCATTCAAGAAAAAGGAGAAAAACGTGTAGCAGAAAATATTGATACAGAGCTTATTGGCATTATCAACTATAGCATTATAGCGCTTATACAACTTTCTTTACCAGCAGATGCTCCTTTAGAAATAACTTATGAAGAGCTTGCGCCTCACTATAATGAAGTAATACAAAAAACAAAAGCTCTGCTTGATGCAAAGAATCATGATTATGGAGAAGCTTGGCGAGATATGCGTTTGAGCTCTATTATAGACATTATTTTAATGAAACTATTACGAGTCAAACGTATAGAAGACAATCAGGGAAATACACTTATTTCAGAAGGTGTTATTCCTAATTATCAAGATATGATTAATTACTCAGTTTTTGCTTTATTAAAGTTATAG
- a CDS encoding ankyrin repeat domain-containing protein, with the protein MARGVSLDETDSSGYTALHRAVTGGKVEIVKLLLDAGADKEVKRKDGDTALLDAIFWNKVEIVKLLLDAGADKEAKDRLGNTALLRAIFWNKIEIVKLLLDAGADKEVKDKDGNTILHMAAARGYTEIIKLLVNAGVDVNAKGVLDITPFMAAFTEGEIESALLLISFGANINSKMEGGATISHFLIPC; encoded by the coding sequence ATAGCTAGGGGGGTAAGTTTAGATGAGACGGATAGTTCTGGTTATACTGCCTTACATAGAGCAGTAACAGGAGGTAAAGTAGAGATAGTAAAATTATTGTTAGATGCGGGAGCAGATAAAGAAGTAAAAAGGAAAGATGGTGATACTGCTTTGCTCGATGCAATATTCTGGAATAAAGTAGAGATAGTAAAGTTATTGTTAGATGCGGGCGCAGATAAAGAAGCAAAAGATCGTCTTGGTAATACTGCTTTACTCAGGGCAATATTCTGGAATAAAATAGAGATAGTAAAATTATTGCTAGATGCAGGAGCGGATAAAGAAGTAAAAGACAAAGATGGGAATACGATACTGCATATGGCAGCTGCGCGGGGCTATACAGAAATAATTAAATTATTAGTCAATGCAGGGGTAGATGTAAATGCAAAGGGAGTATTAGATATTACTCCTTTTATGGCAGCATTCACGGAGGGAGAGATAGAATCAGCCCTATTGCTAATTTCATTCGGTGCAAATATAAACAGTAAGATGGAGGGTGGAGCTACGATTTCACATTTTTTAATACCCTGTTAG
- the thiL gene encoding thiamine-phosphate kinase — protein sequence MSTSRTELKDLGKFKLIETITENFKLHHPTSIHGIGDDAAVIDTGNFYILVTTNMLVEGVAFDLTYCPLKHVGYKAVVGTMADIIAMNGTLEQITVSIAISNRFTLEAVQELYQGIYRACEHYKVDLVGGDTTSSTSGLILSITAIGKVVKEKLCLRKGAKPYDLVCVTGDLGAAYLGLQILNREKKIFEVDPHMQPKLEPYQHLIERQLKPEARTEIIQLFDQENILPSSMIDISGGLASGLLHINKVSGVGITIYENKLPINQKTYETAEALHLSSTLCALHGGEDYELLFTIPQSELPKIEKHPNIHVIGYVTDVSLGVKLITNSDESIEINAQGW from the coding sequence ATGTCTACATCCCGAACAGAACTTAAAGATTTAGGTAAATTTAAACTTATTGAAACTATTACAGAAAACTTTAAACTTCATCATCCAACTTCCATTCATGGAATTGGAGATGATGCTGCTGTAATTGATACAGGTAATTTTTATATCCTGGTTACTACAAATATGTTGGTGGAAGGGGTAGCCTTTGATCTTACTTATTGCCCCCTTAAGCATGTAGGCTATAAAGCTGTTGTTGGTACCATGGCTGATATTATAGCTATGAATGGTACTCTTGAACAGATAACGGTCAGTATTGCTATCAGTAATCGATTTACCCTAGAAGCTGTGCAGGAGCTTTATCAAGGTATTTATAGAGCTTGCGAGCATTACAAAGTAGATCTAGTAGGCGGTGATACAACTTCTTCTACTTCTGGATTAATTCTTTCTATTACTGCTATAGGAAAGGTAGTCAAAGAAAAGTTATGTTTAAGAAAAGGTGCTAAGCCTTATGATTTGGTTTGCGTAACAGGTGACCTGGGGGCAGCTTATTTGGGACTGCAAATATTAAACAGAGAAAAAAAGATATTTGAGGTAGATCCTCATATGCAGCCAAAGCTAGAACCTTATCAACATCTTATAGAAAGGCAGCTAAAACCAGAGGCGCGTACCGAAATAATACAGCTATTTGACCAAGAAAATATACTTCCCTCTAGTATGATTGATATTTCAGGTGGATTAGCTTCTGGGCTATTGCATATCAACAAAGTTTCTGGCGTAGGGATTACTATTTATGAGAATAAATTACCTATTAACCAGAAAACTTATGAGACTGCTGAGGCGCTTCATCTTTCATCCACGTTATGTGCATTGCATGGCGGCGAAGATTATGAATTGTTGTTTACTATCCCACAAAGCGAGCTTCCTAAAATAGAAAAACACCCTAACATACATGTAATAGGTTATGTTACTGACGTAAGTCTAGGTGTAAAATTAATAACCAACAGTGATGAATCAATAGAGATAAACGCCCAAGGTTGGTGA
- a CDS encoding DoxX family protein, which produces MKLKPSSVSYILRLFVGTLFLFSGLIKLNDPIGFSLTIENYLHSFAIDVSSIFFKFLPYSLLLAINVCLLEVVLGLALFINFQTKWIIRALFILTGFFTLLTLYTLWLKRVDSCGCLSDAIPLAPRQSFLKNIFILFVLYTINKYNTSSQNQFPLFMNLGILILAAIFSTYMGWYTYHKLPIIDFGKYPVGTSISADNQLKDLTQLQTVDSQGNLSNGELPPGFSNPMANSFIVWDENKEITTELLQGTKLLCVIQRLTNLDEQSTSKITALSKQLLTHIELIWLLPLHIDKESLPTDINVRLAWANSGLLSSMIKANIGFILLQDGIVVGKWSYKNLPKLQKHLDGLGFTNKRPIENFK; this is translated from the coding sequence ATGAAGTTAAAACCTAGCTCTGTTAGCTATATCTTAAGGCTATTTGTTGGTACATTATTTTTATTTTCTGGTCTAATCAAGCTTAATGATCCAATAGGATTCTCCTTGACAATAGAAAATTACCTGCATAGCTTTGCCATAGACGTTAGTAGTATCTTCTTTAAATTTCTACCATATAGCTTACTGCTTGCCATAAACGTATGCCTGTTAGAAGTTGTGTTAGGACTAGCACTTTTCATTAACTTTCAAACAAAATGGATAATCCGAGCGTTATTTATTTTAACAGGCTTCTTTACTTTACTTACCTTGTATACTTTATGGCTCAAGCGTGTTGATAGCTGCGGGTGTTTGAGCGATGCTATACCACTTGCTCCTCGTCAATCATTTTTAAAAAACATATTTATACTCTTTGTACTTTATACAATCAATAAATATAACACTTCTAGCCAAAATCAATTTCCTTTATTTATGAATTTAGGAATCCTTATATTAGCTGCTATCTTTAGCACTTATATGGGCTGGTATACTTATCATAAGCTACCCATTATAGACTTTGGGAAGTATCCGGTAGGGACATCAATTTCAGCTGATAATCAACTAAAAGATTTAACTCAACTACAAACAGTAGACAGCCAAGGTAACTTATCAAATGGCGAGTTACCTCCTGGCTTTAGCAATCCTATGGCAAATAGCTTTATTGTTTGGGATGAAAACAAAGAAATAACAACAGAGCTATTACAAGGCACTAAACTTTTGTGTGTTATACAACGACTTACGAATTTAGATGAGCAATCAACATCAAAAATAACAGCACTTTCCAAGCAACTTCTTACCCACATAGAGCTGATATGGCTGCTTCCACTACATATTGATAAAGAAAGCCTTCCTACTGATATTAATGTCCGTTTGGCATGGGCTAATTCTGGGTTACTAAGCTCTATGATAAAAGCAAATATCGGATTTATACTGTTGCAAGATGGCATAGTGGTTGGCAAATGGTCTTATAAAAATTTACCCAAACTACAAAAGCATCTAGATGGGCTCGGTTTTACTAACAAAAGGCCTATTGAGAATTTTAAATAA
- a CDS encoding YtxH domain-containing protein, with product MQKRSSSIITLLVGLALGTLVGMLFSPTGGATIRGFLVYQCRKVLQNIKRMFTHMAPFHHDITIDNTAKAASQEVIERTVKKAKKILEAAELLSNQLDGK from the coding sequence ATGCAAAAACGTTCTTCAAGTATTATTACATTATTGGTCGGACTAGCTTTAGGTACACTAGTAGGCATGTTATTTTCTCCTACTGGAGGCGCAACTATTAGGGGTTTTTTAGTGTATCAATGCAGAAAGGTATTACAAAATATAAAAAGGATGTTTACACATATGGCTCCTTTTCACCATGACATAACAATAGATAATACTGCTAAAGCTGCTAGCCAAGAAGTGATTGAGAGGACAGTAAAAAAGGCAAAGAAAATTTTAGAAGCAGCCGAATTATTATCCAATCAACTGGATGGGAAATAA
- a CDS encoding Glu/Leu/Phe/Val family dehydrogenase, which translates to MKITESALPQGQGNMPLESIITNKHEKVIYHYDEATGLKAIVAIHNTILGPGLGGARIWDYTQEEHALVDALRLSKGMTYKSAVAGLDLGGAKAVIIGDVNKLKNEAYLRKYGQFVESLHGSYITAPDVNTTMYDMVHIAKETKYIVGLPAVYQGSGDPSILTAYGTYMGIKAVAQKAYGSDSLAGKKIGIQGVGKVGAMLVDYLSKEGASIYITDILPGRLAAIAKEYNVQVVQDAEAFYELDMDIYAPCALGATINDQTIAKLKCQAIAGAANNQLADEHKHGRMLLEKGMIYAPDFLVNAGGVINVHTEFYGNYNAELAHQQVENIYTTCLTILQQSAQDNIPTQEAAIRLAEQRIQSVRNARLA; encoded by the coding sequence ATGAAAATAACAGAATCTGCCCTACCACAAGGGCAAGGAAACATGCCCCTAGAATCCATCATAACTAATAAACACGAAAAGGTTATTTACCATTATGATGAAGCTACAGGGCTTAAAGCCATCGTAGCTATTCATAATACAATACTTGGCCCTGGTTTGGGAGGAGCACGTATATGGGACTACACACAAGAAGAACATGCTTTAGTAGATGCGTTAAGGCTTTCTAAAGGAATGACTTATAAGTCTGCTGTAGCCGGTCTAGACCTAGGAGGAGCTAAAGCTGTTATCATAGGAGACGTAAATAAGCTTAAGAATGAGGCTTATCTACGTAAATATGGACAATTTGTAGAAAGCTTGCACGGTAGCTACATTACAGCCCCAGATGTAAATACTACGATGTATGATATGGTGCATATTGCTAAAGAGACTAAATATATAGTAGGGCTGCCTGCGGTATATCAAGGCAGTGGAGATCCTTCTATATTAACAGCCTATGGTACCTATATGGGCATCAAGGCAGTGGCTCAAAAAGCTTATGGAAGCGATAGCTTAGCAGGTAAAAAAATTGGGATACAGGGAGTTGGAAAAGTGGGAGCCATGCTAGTTGATTACCTGTCTAAAGAGGGTGCTTCTATTTATATTACTGATATCTTACCAGGTAGGCTAGCAGCAATAGCAAAAGAATACAACGTACAGGTAGTACAAGATGCTGAAGCATTCTATGAACTTGATATGGATATTTATGCTCCATGTGCATTGGGAGCAACCATCAATGACCAGACTATAGCTAAATTAAAATGCCAAGCTATTGCAGGCGCGGCTAACAACCAATTGGCGGATGAACATAAACATGGCCGCATGTTACTTGAAAAAGGCATGATCTATGCACCGGACTTTTTGGTTAATGCAGGAGGTGTTATTAATGTACATACTGAGTTTTATGGTAACTATAACGCAGAACTAGCCCACCAACAAGTAGAAAATATTTATACAACTTGCTTAACCATATTACAGCAGTCTGCACAAGATAATATACCAACCCAAGAAGCAGCCATACGTCTAGCAGAACAAAGAATACAATCTGTAAGAAACGCACGATTGGCATAA
- the yajC gene encoding preprotein translocase subunit YajC: MFNYIILLEATVAKGIDVKQIALIASFVLVFYFFMIRPQQKRQKDQRSFIDHIKKGDNVVTIGGIHGKIHDIEDNIVTLEVDNRGTKISISKSAISIEATKKLQQPQK, encoded by the coding sequence ATGTTTAATTATATCATTTTATTAGAAGCGACCGTTGCAAAAGGCATTGATGTAAAACAAATAGCACTTATTGCTAGCTTTGTTTTAGTCTTTTACTTTTTTATGATTCGTCCGCAACAAAAAAGACAGAAAGACCAACGCAGCTTTATCGACCATATCAAGAAAGGAGATAATGTAGTAACCATTGGAGGTATTCACGGTAAAATACATGATATAGAAGACAACATAGTTACCTTAGAAGTAGATAACAGAGGAACTAAAATCAGCATTTCTAAGAGTGCTATCTCCATAGAAGCAACTAAAAAATTGCAGCAACCACAAAAATAG
- a CDS encoding dipeptidase, protein MANNREYIAIHTSRFIEELIEFLRIPSISTLPEHTVDIKKAANFVKDRLLAAGVDKAWLIETTGHPLVYGEKIVHPQLPTVLVYGHYDVQPADPYELWESEPFEPVIKDNKIFARGAADDKGQVYIHVKALETMVATQSLSCNVKFLIEGEEEKGSEGLTAFLENPYNHDLIQADAILVSDTTILSIDQPSLTTGLRGIIYFEVTLTGPNRDLHSGVYGGAVGNPINILCKMLATLHDENRHITIPGFYDKVPNLTDAERTELNKVPFDLLCYQQSIGIDEVIGEEGYTTLERVGIRPSLDIHGIWGGYIGKGAKTVLPDQAHAKLSMRLVPNQDANEVAEAFTKYFSSLAPKGTKIQIKLEHGGCNAIVLSQDSTAFQAAQNAFETVWGKRPLATREGGSIPIIAKFREKLGCDIILMGFSLDSDAIHSPNEHFSLTAFSKGISTVISFYENLAKLSKG, encoded by the coding sequence ATGGCAAACAATAGGGAATATATAGCAATCCATACAAGCCGATTTATAGAAGAACTTATTGAATTCTTACGTATACCTTCTATCAGTACTCTACCTGAGCATACAGTTGATATAAAGAAAGCAGCCAATTTTGTAAAAGATAGGCTTCTGGCTGCAGGGGTAGATAAAGCTTGGTTAATAGAAACCACTGGACATCCCTTGGTTTATGGCGAGAAAATAGTACACCCCCAACTACCTACTGTGTTAGTATATGGTCATTATGATGTACAACCTGCTGATCCTTATGAATTATGGGAATCAGAACCTTTTGAACCTGTTATCAAGGATAACAAAATTTTTGCTAGAGGAGCTGCGGACGACAAAGGACAAGTTTACATACATGTTAAGGCATTAGAAACCATGGTAGCTACCCAGTCTCTGTCTTGTAATGTTAAGTTTTTAATAGAAGGAGAAGAGGAAAAGGGTTCCGAAGGTTTAACAGCATTTTTGGAAAATCCATACAATCATGACCTTATACAAGCAGATGCTATATTGGTATCTGATACTACCATACTGTCAATCGACCAGCCTTCACTTACAACCGGTCTCCGGGGTATTATATATTTTGAAGTAACCCTCACAGGTCCTAATAGGGATTTACATTCAGGTGTTTATGGGGGTGCCGTAGGCAACCCTATAAACATACTTTGTAAAATGTTAGCCACCTTACATGACGAAAATAGGCATATTACCATTCCTGGATTTTATGACAAGGTGCCTAATCTGACAGATGCAGAACGTACAGAGCTTAACAAGGTGCCTTTTGATTTATTATGTTATCAACAAAGTATTGGTATTGACGAAGTGATAGGTGAGGAGGGATATACTACCTTAGAGCGAGTAGGAATTAGGCCTTCATTGGATATTCATGGTATATGGGGAGGATATATAGGGAAAGGTGCTAAAACAGTGCTTCCTGACCAGGCACACGCTAAATTATCTATGCGCCTTGTTCCTAACCAGGACGCCAATGAGGTAGCTGAAGCATTTACCAAGTATTTTTCTTCTTTAGCACCTAAAGGCACAAAAATACAAATCAAACTCGAACATGGTGGCTGTAATGCTATTGTATTAAGTCAAGACTCAACAGCTTTCCAAGCTGCCCAAAATGCTTTTGAAACTGTTTGGGGAAAACGCCCGCTTGCTACTAGAGAAGGGGGTAGTATCCCTATTATAGCAAAGTTTAGAGAAAAGCTCGGATGTGATATTATTCTTATGGGTTTTAGTCTTGATTCAGATGCTATTCACTCACCTAATGAGCATTTTAGTTTAACTGCTTTTTCTAAAGGAATAAGTACAGTAATTAGCTTCTATGAAAATTTAGCTAAGCTTAGTAAGGGATAA
- a CDS encoding ankyrin repeat domain-containing protein — protein sequence MQKKDSNNLARIQKIAQTANESDMDVLLEHCKTAIMKGELFLVAYMVEYKYLPLKQKDLLGNTPLHQAVMKDQPQITDYLARKDSSAILDENDLDETPLSLANDKPEIKRIFESYLK from the coding sequence ATGCAAAAAAAAGATTCAAATAACCTAGCAAGAATACAGAAAATAGCACAAACTGCTAATGAAAGTGATATGGATGTTCTACTAGAACACTGCAAAACTGCAATTATGAAGGGTGAACTTTTTCTAGTTGCATACATGGTTGAATATAAATACTTACCATTAAAGCAAAAAGATCTATTAGGAAATACTCCTCTACATCAAGCAGTAATGAAGGATCAACCCCAAATCACAGATTATTTAGCAAGAAAGGATAGTTCAGCTATTCTGGATGAGAATGACTTAGATGAAACTCCTCTTAGTTTAGCTAATGATAAGCCGGAGATAAAAAGGATATTCGAATCATATTTGAAATAA
- a CDS encoding aspartate-semialdehyde dehydrogenase produces the protein MKLAIIGATGLVGSTLLKLIEERQFPVKELLLVASENSEGQPIFFKDRDYKLISLDTALAAKPTVAIFSVGAEISLTWAPRFAEIGTTVIDNSTAWRMHPNYKLIVPEINAHLLTASDKIIANPNCSALQLVMALAPLHRLYQLKRLVISTYQAVTGSGKATIEQLLSERKGTPQTPSAYPHPIDLNLIPHIDDFLENGYTKEEIKLVNETRKILNDESIQVTATAVRVPVLGGHSMAVNAAFEQDFSIKEVIQTLKQSPGLVVQDNIQESQYPMPIIAQNRNEVFVGRIRRDESQRATLNLWIVADNLRKGAATNAIQIAEYLQAQHYLSN, from the coding sequence ATGAAACTAGCTATCATAGGTGCTACAGGCCTTGTAGGAAGCACCTTACTTAAGCTCATAGAAGAACGCCAGTTCCCTGTAAAAGAGCTGCTGTTAGTAGCTTCAGAGAATTCTGAGGGACAACCTATCTTTTTTAAAGATAGAGACTATAAACTTATCAGTCTGGATACAGCGTTAGCTGCTAAGCCAACAGTCGCTATATTTTCGGTAGGTGCAGAAATATCCTTAACATGGGCACCACGTTTTGCAGAAATAGGGACTACCGTTATTGATAATTCGACTGCCTGGCGCATGCATCCTAATTATAAGCTAATTGTACCAGAAATAAACGCTCATCTATTAACAGCTTCAGATAAAATCATTGCTAATCCTAACTGTTCAGCACTCCAGTTAGTGATGGCATTAGCTCCACTGCACAGGCTATATCAATTAAAAAGACTTGTCATTTCCACTTATCAGGCAGTAACAGGTAGTGGTAAAGCCACCATAGAACAACTTTTATCGGAACGAAAAGGCACTCCGCAGACTCCATCAGCTTATCCGCATCCTATTGATTTAAATCTTATACCTCATATAGACGATTTTTTAGAGAATGGCTATACCAAGGAGGAAATAAAATTAGTCAATGAAACTAGAAAAATACTCAATGACGAATCTATCCAAGTGACAGCAACAGCAGTTCGAGTTCCTGTACTGGGCGGACACTCTATGGCTGTTAATGCTGCTTTTGAGCAAGATTTTAGCATAAAAGAGGTTATACAAACGCTCAAACAGAGTCCAGGACTAGTGGTACAAGACAATATACAAGAGAGTCAGTATCCTATGCCTATAATAGCACAGAATAGAAATGAAGTTTTCGTAGGTAGAATAAGAAGGGATGAATCACAGCGTGCAACATTAAATTTATGGATAGTAGCTGATAACCTACGAAAAGGAGCTGCAACTAATGCCATTCAAATTGCAGAATACTTGCAAGCACAGCATTACCTTTCAAATTAG